One segment of Phaeacidiphilus oryzae TH49 DNA contains the following:
- a CDS encoding NAD kinase, which produces MSDRSVFLIAHTGREAALRSVESLVDGLLSAGIGLRVLAEEAPEMDLPAGVESVPSGPDAALGCELILVAGGDGTLLRGAELSRESGLPMLGINLGRVGFLAEAERDDLATVVERVVKSDYLVEERMTIDVTVRTDGQVVHTDWALNEASVEKAARERMLEVVTEVDGRPVSGFGCDGVVCATPTGSTAYAFSAGGPVVWPEVEALLMVPISAHALFARPLVTSPDSVLAVEVQKKTPHGVLWCDGRRFVELPAGARVEVRRGHIPVRLARLHQAPFTDRLVAKFALPVTGWRGAPNC; this is translated from the coding sequence ATGAGCGACCGCTCGGTCTTCCTGATCGCGCACACCGGCCGGGAGGCCGCGCTGCGCAGCGTCGAGAGCCTCGTCGACGGCCTGCTGTCGGCCGGGATCGGCCTGCGGGTGCTGGCCGAGGAGGCCCCTGAGATGGACCTCCCCGCGGGGGTGGAGAGCGTTCCCTCGGGGCCGGACGCGGCGCTCGGCTGCGAGCTGATCCTGGTCGCGGGAGGAGACGGGACGCTGCTGCGGGGGGCGGAGCTCTCGCGGGAGTCCGGGCTGCCGATGCTGGGGATCAACCTGGGCCGGGTCGGCTTCCTCGCGGAGGCGGAGCGGGACGACCTGGCGACGGTGGTCGAGCGGGTGGTGAAGTCCGACTACCTCGTCGAGGAGCGGATGACGATCGACGTCACCGTGCGGACGGACGGCCAGGTGGTGCACACCGACTGGGCGCTGAACGAGGCCTCGGTGGAGAAGGCCGCCCGGGAGCGGATGCTGGAGGTCGTCACCGAGGTGGACGGGCGGCCGGTGTCCGGGTTCGGCTGCGACGGGGTGGTGTGCGCGACGCCGACCGGGTCCACGGCGTACGCCTTCTCGGCGGGCGGGCCGGTGGTCTGGCCGGAGGTGGAGGCGCTGCTGATGGTGCCGATCAGCGCCCACGCGCTGTTCGCCCGGCCGCTGGTGACCTCGCCGGACTCGGTGCTGGCGGTCGAGGTGCAGAAGAAGACGCCGCACGGGGTCCTGTGGTGCGACGGGCGGCGGTTCGTGGAGCTGCCGGCGGGGGCGCGGGTGGAGGTCCGGCGCGGGCATATCCCGGTGCGGTTGGCGCGGCTGCATCAGGCGCCGTTCACGGATCGGCTGGTCGCGAAGTTCGCCCTGCCGGTCACCGGCTGGCGCGGCGCGCCGAACTGCTGA
- a CDS encoding TlyA family RNA methyltransferase, with protein sequence MARRRLDAELVRRKLARSRDHASELIAARRVTVGGTTATKPATQVETGAAIVVVKDENDPDYVSRGGHKLAGALSVFVPRGLVVEGRRALDAGASTGGFTDVLLRAGAARVLAVDVGYGQLAWSLQSDDRVAVMDRTNVRELTLDGIGGEPVDLVVGDLSFIPLGLVLPALSACAAEDADLVLMVKPQFEVGRERLGSGGVVRSGQLRLEMIEKVAAQGAELGYGVRGVTASPLPGPSGNVEYFLWFRRDAPPLDPADAERAVREGPR encoded by the coding sequence GTGGCACGTCGCCGCCTGGACGCCGAGCTGGTCCGACGGAAGCTCGCACGGTCCCGCGACCACGCGAGCGAGCTGATCGCGGCGCGGCGGGTGACGGTGGGCGGCACCACCGCCACCAAGCCCGCCACCCAGGTGGAGACCGGCGCGGCCATCGTCGTCGTCAAGGACGAGAACGACCCCGACTACGTCTCCCGCGGCGGGCACAAGCTGGCCGGCGCGCTGTCCGTGTTCGTGCCGCGGGGGCTCGTCGTCGAGGGCCGGCGGGCGCTGGACGCGGGTGCGTCCACCGGCGGGTTCACCGACGTGCTGCTGCGCGCCGGGGCCGCCCGGGTGCTGGCGGTGGACGTCGGCTACGGGCAGCTGGCCTGGTCGCTGCAGAGCGACGACCGGGTGGCGGTGATGGACCGCACCAACGTCCGGGAGCTGACGCTCGACGGGATCGGCGGGGAGCCGGTCGACCTGGTGGTCGGGGACCTCTCGTTCATCCCGCTGGGGCTGGTGCTGCCCGCGCTCAGCGCCTGCGCGGCCGAGGACGCCGACCTGGTGCTGATGGTGAAGCCGCAGTTCGAGGTGGGCCGGGAGCGGCTGGGCAGCGGCGGGGTGGTGCGCAGCGGGCAGCTGCGGCTGGAGATGATCGAGAAGGTCGCCGCGCAGGGCGCCGAACTGGGGTACGGGGTGCGCGGGGTGACCGCGAGCCCGTTGCCGGGGCCCTCCGGGAACGTGGAGTACTTCCTGTGGTTCCGGCGGGACGCGCCGCCGCTGGATCCGGCGGACGCCGAGCGGGCCGTCCGCGAGGGGCCGCGCTGA